The Salegentibacter mishustinae genome includes a window with the following:
- a CDS encoding glycosyltransferase has translation MALEYSFVIPVYNRPEEVRELLESMLQLQFYRDYEIVIVEDGSSITSKEIVEEFQKKLNISYYFKPNSGPGDSRNFGMKKAKGNYCLILDSDVLLPQNYLLEVDKFLQKNYCDCFGGPDASHPSFSNTQKAIDYTMTSFFTTGGIRGKKSSVNDFQPRSFNMGISQKAFEASGGFGQIHPGEDPDLSLRLKKLGFKLCLIPNAVVFHKRRIDWSKFYMQVKKFGLVRPILNKWHPGSAKITYWFPTVFTFGLLTAIILAALEFWWLFLLYALYFMLIGTHATIKNKSLGIGLLAVYAALVQFFGYGNGFIKSVWYIQVLKQDPERKFPNLFFKNA, from the coding sequence ATGGCTCTGGAATATTCCTTTGTAATTCCCGTATATAACCGCCCGGAAGAGGTAAGGGAATTATTGGAAAGTATGCTTCAGCTGCAATTTTACCGAGATTATGAGATCGTAATTGTAGAAGACGGCTCCAGTATTACTTCAAAGGAGATCGTAGAAGAATTTCAGAAGAAACTGAATATCAGCTATTATTTTAAACCTAATTCTGGGCCCGGAGATTCCCGAAATTTTGGGATGAAAAAAGCAAAAGGCAATTATTGCCTTATTCTGGATTCAGATGTTTTACTCCCGCAAAATTACCTGCTGGAAGTAGATAAATTCCTTCAGAAAAATTACTGCGATTGTTTTGGCGGGCCAGATGCTTCACATCCTTCTTTCAGCAATACGCAAAAAGCCATAGATTATACCATGACCTCGTTTTTTACTACCGGGGGAATTCGTGGCAAGAAGTCTTCGGTTAACGATTTTCAACCCAGGAGTTTTAATATGGGGATTTCCCAAAAAGCTTTTGAAGCATCAGGCGGATTTGGCCAGATTCATCCCGGTGAGGATCCAGACCTTTCCCTTAGGCTTAAAAAACTGGGTTTTAAATTGTGTTTAATTCCTAATGCTGTGGTTTTTCATAAACGCCGAATTGACTGGTCTAAATTTTATATGCAAGTCAAAAAATTCGGACTCGTACGGCCTATTCTCAATAAGTGGCACCCGGGTTCGGCTAAGATCACGTATTGGTTTCCGACGGTTTTTACTTTTGGTCTTTTAACTGCCATTATTCTTGCAGCACTGGAATTTTGGTGGCTATTTCTATTATATGCCTTATATTTTATGCTTATTGGCACTCATGCTACAATTAAAAATAAAAGTTTAGGAATTGGTTTGCTGGCAGTTTATGCCGCCCTGGTACAATTTTTTGGCTATGGTAACGGTTTTATAAAGTCGGTTTGGTATATTCAAGTTTTAAAACAAGATCCGGAACGCAAATTCCCGAATTTATTCTTTAAAAATGCTTAA
- a CDS encoding enoyl-ACP reductase FabI: MSYNLLKGKKGIIFGALDENSIAWKTAERVKEEGGEFVLTNAPIALRMGTIKELAEKTGSEVIPADATKIEDLENLVEKSMEILGGKIDFVLHAIGMSVNVRKGNHYTEQNYDFTQKGWDISAVSFHKTMQVLYKKEAMNEWGSIVALSYMAAQRVFPDYNDMADNKAFLESIARSFGYFFGKDHKVRVNTISQSPTPTTAGQGVKGFDGFIAYADKMSPLGNATALECADYTVSLFSDLTKKVTLQNLFHDGGFSNMGVSQEVMESFVKGQEEK, encoded by the coding sequence ATGTCATATAACCTGTTAAAAGGAAAAAAAGGAATTATTTTTGGCGCTTTAGATGAGAATTCTATCGCCTGGAAAACTGCTGAACGTGTTAAAGAAGAAGGCGGGGAATTTGTTTTAACCAATGCTCCTATCGCCCTAAGAATGGGAACTATTAAAGAATTGGCTGAAAAGACCGGTTCTGAAGTTATTCCTGCCGATGCTACTAAAATTGAAGACCTGGAAAACCTGGTTGAAAAATCTATGGAAATTCTAGGCGGAAAAATTGACTTCGTACTTCACGCTATCGGGATGTCGGTAAACGTGAGAAAAGGAAATCATTATACCGAGCAGAACTACGATTTTACTCAAAAAGGCTGGGATATTTCTGCGGTTTCTTTCCATAAAACCATGCAGGTGCTTTACAAAAAAGAAGCGATGAACGAGTGGGGAAGTATTGTAGCGCTTAGCTATATGGCCGCACAACGTGTATTCCCAGATTATAATGATATGGCCGATAATAAAGCCTTTTTAGAATCTATAGCGCGTAGTTTTGGTTATTTCTTCGGAAAAGATCATAAAGTAAGAGTGAACACTATTTCACAATCGCCAACCCCAACTACTGCTGGACAGGGTGTAAAAGGATTTGACGGATTTATCGCTTATGCCGATAAAATGTCGCCGCTTGGTAATGCCACTGCATTAGAGTGCGCCGATTATACCGTGAGCTTGTTCTCTGATCTTACTAAAAAAGTAACGCTTCAAAACCTTTTCCACGATGGTGGTTTCTCAAATATGGGAGTAAGCCAGGAAGTGATGGAGTCTTTTGTAAAAGGGCAGGAAGAGAAGTAA
- the recN gene encoding DNA repair protein RecN — MLTALSIKNYALIEDINIKLQEGFTIITGETGAGKSIMLGALGLLLGNRADYGSIRDADKKCVIEGSFNISNYRLKDFFLTEDLDYEENTIIRREILASGKSRAFVNDTPVKLTSLNKLGEYLIDIHSQHETLSLGNNDYQFQVIDTIANSDALLLEYKTELKAYKKLQKQLVELKEQQAQATKEYDYNLFLLNELEEARLENGMQEELETRYEELSNVEELTENLSSALNLLEQEEIGSLDSLKQARTALAKIASLSSNYENLHQRIESVIIELDDLSTEVTDALDRVEANPEELEATNQKLQLIYNLQKKHSAENIAELLQIKEELQEKVSVSENAENALSELEKAIVQQETKLGTVAAKLHEKRKAIIPTFIKEAETLLDDLGMPNARLKIELKKSGSFLANGQDELFWYLAANKGGDFKEIKKAASGGELSRIMLAVKSILAAQSKLPTIIFDEIDTGVSGDIAQKMAGILQRMGNSMQVIAITHLPQIAGKGNSHFKIFKEDSANATTTKIEELKDGERVEELAMMLGGKNIGESARAHARALLD; from the coding sequence TTGCTCACAGCTCTATCCATAAAAAATTACGCCTTAATTGAAGATATCAATATTAAACTTCAAGAAGGTTTTACCATTATTACGGGAGAAACCGGTGCCGGTAAATCTATTATGCTGGGCGCACTTGGTCTCCTTTTAGGTAACCGTGCCGACTACGGAAGTATTCGCGATGCCGATAAGAAATGCGTGATAGAAGGTTCTTTCAATATTTCTAATTACAGGCTAAAAGATTTCTTTTTAACCGAAGATCTGGATTATGAAGAAAACACCATTATTAGGCGTGAAATTCTGGCTTCAGGGAAATCCCGGGCTTTTGTAAACGATACGCCGGTAAAACTGACTTCTCTTAATAAACTAGGAGAGTATTTAATAGATATTCACAGTCAGCACGAAACTTTAAGTTTGGGAAATAACGATTACCAATTCCAGGTAATCGATACTATTGCTAATAGCGATGCTTTACTCCTGGAATATAAAACCGAACTTAAAGCCTATAAAAAGTTACAAAAACAACTTGTTGAATTAAAAGAACAACAGGCACAGGCTACCAAGGAATACGATTATAACTTGTTTTTGCTAAACGAACTTGAAGAAGCACGTTTAGAAAACGGGATGCAGGAAGAGCTGGAAACCCGTTACGAAGAACTGAGTAATGTTGAAGAGTTAACCGAAAACCTGAGTTCAGCTTTAAATTTGCTGGAGCAGGAAGAAATAGGAAGTTTAGACAGCTTAAAACAGGCTCGCACTGCTTTAGCCAAAATCGCCAGTTTATCTTCAAATTATGAAAATTTACATCAGCGTATTGAAAGTGTAATTATTGAGCTGGACGATCTTTCTACTGAAGTAACCGATGCCTTAGATAGGGTAGAAGCGAATCCTGAAGAACTGGAAGCTACCAATCAAAAGCTTCAGTTGATCTATAATTTACAGAAAAAACATTCCGCAGAAAATATTGCCGAATTACTACAAATAAAAGAGGAATTGCAGGAAAAAGTTTCGGTAAGTGAAAATGCCGAAAATGCACTTTCAGAATTAGAGAAAGCCATTGTACAACAAGAAACCAAATTGGGAACTGTTGCTGCAAAACTTCACGAAAAACGAAAGGCAATTATCCCGACTTTTATCAAGGAAGCCGAGACTTTATTGGACGACCTGGGGATGCCCAACGCCCGATTAAAAATAGAACTTAAAAAATCAGGAAGCTTTCTCGCTAACGGGCAGGATGAATTATTCTGGTACCTGGCGGCGAATAAAGGCGGAGATTTTAAGGAAATTAAAAAAGCGGCTTCTGGCGGGGAACTTTCAAGGATTATGCTGGCCGTAAAAAGTATCCTGGCAGCGCAAAGTAAACTGCCCACAATAATTTTTGATGAAATAGATACCGGGGTTTCCGGAGATATCGCCCAAAAGATGGCGGGGATTTTACAGCGCATGGGGAATTCTATGCAGGTAATTGCAATTACCCACCTGCCGCAAATTGCCGGGAAAGGAAATAGTCATTTTAAAATTTTTAAAGAAGATTCAGCTAATGCTACTACCACCAAGATCGAAGAACTAAAAGATGGCGAGCGGGTAGAGGAGCTGGCGATGATGCTTGGTGGCAAAAATATTGGAGAATCGGCGCGGGCTCACGCACGTGCACTTTTAGATTAA
- the porD gene encoding type IX secretion system protein PorD, with translation MRKLLFLILLVAGMPFAVAQELNCEIVINTEQTGQSNLSVFRTLESSLREFVNQTSWTDKEFEPGERINCSMFITINDFEGESFSGTIQVQSSRPVYGSGMVSPIFNFNDNQFSFNYREYQPLNYSQNSYSSNLVSVVSFYVYTILGMDADSFAPEGGTEYYQEANRIVNLAQQSGRTGWSGADGQSSRFRLNSDLLSNMFTEYRNALYQYHRQGLDVMHKDPEVGKIAIADAIEGLTTMNSRRANSLLVRTFFDAKADEVTQIFSGGPDINRPRFSETLSSLAPRYARNWRNIQ, from the coding sequence ATGCGTAAATTGCTATTTCTTATTCTTTTAGTGGCTGGGATGCCTTTTGCTGTCGCCCAAGAACTCAACTGTGAAATAGTGATCAATACCGAGCAAACAGGGCAAAGTAACCTTTCTGTTTTTAGAACTTTAGAAAGTTCGCTTAGGGAATTTGTAAATCAAACTTCCTGGACCGATAAAGAATTCGAGCCGGGAGAACGCATTAATTGCAGTATGTTCATCACCATAAATGATTTTGAAGGTGAGTCTTTTAGTGGAACTATCCAGGTGCAATCTTCAAGGCCGGTATACGGGTCTGGAATGGTGAGCCCAATTTTTAACTTTAATGATAATCAATTCAGTTTTAATTACAGGGAGTATCAGCCTTTAAATTATAGTCAAAACTCTTATTCCAGCAACCTGGTTTCTGTAGTTTCTTTTTATGTATATACCATTTTAGGAATGGACGCCGATTCCTTCGCACCCGAAGGCGGCACCGAGTATTACCAGGAAGCCAATCGAATTGTAAATCTTGCGCAACAAAGCGGTAGAACCGGTTGGAGTGGCGCCGATGGTCAAAGCTCTCGTTTTCGTTTAAATTCCGATCTGCTTTCCAATATGTTTACCGAGTATCGCAATGCTTTGTATCAATATCATCGCCAGGGATTAGATGTAATGCATAAAGATCCTGAAGTCGGGAAAATAGCTATTGCAGATGCGATAGAAGGTTTAACCACTATGAATTCCAGGCGGGCAAATTCTTTGCTGGTTAGAACTTTCTTTGATGCCAAAGCCGATGAAGTAACCCAGATCTTTAGCGGAGGGCCAGATATTAATCGCCCTCGTTTTAGCGAAACTTTAAGTAGCCTGGCACCGCGATATGCCCGAAACTGGAGAAATATTCAATAA
- the coaBC gene encoding bifunctional phosphopantothenoylcysteine decarboxylase/phosphopantothenate--cysteine ligase CoaBC — translation MSVLKGKKVLLGISGGIAAYKSAFLVRLFIKAGAQVKVVMTPAAKEFVTPLTLSTLSKNEVFSSFTEDDEDEQWNNHVELGLWADFMVLAPATANTLSKMASGNSDNFLLATYLSAKCPVFFAPAMDLDMYKHPSTKNSFKSLKSYGNIMIPAGTGELASGLKGEGRMAEPEEIIEFLEAYFSENLPLQGKKILITAGPTYEAIDPVRFIGNHSSGKMGFELAKKAAELGAEVILISGPTHLDMDDPKINLIRVVSTREMYTAVHNHFENVDVAIAAAAVSDYKPKIVAAQKIKKAEENLSLELTKTQDILLSMGKKKTHQKLIGFALETNNELEHARGKLLKKNLDFIVLNSMNDAGAGFKKDTNKITLVYKDSEKAFDLKSKAEVAADILNEIVHLLDA, via the coding sequence ATGTCTGTACTAAAAGGCAAAAAAGTGCTTTTGGGCATAAGTGGCGGTATTGCTGCCTACAAATCTGCATTTTTAGTACGCTTGTTTATTAAAGCCGGTGCACAGGTAAAAGTTGTGATGACGCCGGCTGCCAAAGAATTTGTTACTCCGCTTACACTTTCTACCCTCTCTAAGAACGAGGTCTTTTCTTCTTTTACAGAAGATGATGAAGATGAGCAATGGAACAACCATGTAGAACTCGGCCTATGGGCCGATTTTATGGTTTTGGCCCCTGCCACAGCCAATACCTTATCTAAAATGGCGTCGGGGAACAGCGACAACTTTTTGCTCGCAACCTATCTCTCAGCGAAGTGTCCGGTTTTCTTTGCACCTGCAATGGATTTGGATATGTATAAGCATCCTTCCACAAAAAATAGTTTTAAGAGCCTTAAGTCCTACGGAAATATCATGATCCCCGCAGGAACCGGTGAACTTGCCAGTGGTTTAAAAGGCGAGGGGAGAATGGCAGAACCGGAAGAGATTATCGAATTTCTGGAAGCTTATTTTTCTGAAAACTTACCTCTGCAGGGAAAGAAAATTTTAATTACCGCCGGTCCAACCTACGAGGCTATAGATCCGGTTCGTTTTATTGGAAACCATTCCAGCGGTAAAATGGGTTTTGAGCTCGCTAAAAAGGCCGCTGAACTTGGAGCTGAGGTAATCCTTATTTCCGGTCCTACACATTTGGATATGGATGATCCAAAGATCAACCTAATTAGAGTGGTTAGTACGAGAGAAATGTACACTGCCGTACATAATCATTTCGAAAATGTAGATGTGGCTATTGCTGCTGCAGCGGTTTCAGATTATAAGCCAAAGATTGTAGCGGCGCAAAAAATTAAAAAGGCCGAAGAAAACCTAAGCCTGGAACTTACCAAAACCCAGGATATTCTCTTATCGATGGGGAAAAAGAAAACCCATCAAAAACTAATTGGTTTTGCTTTAGAAACTAATAACGAATTGGAACACGCCCGGGGAAAACTGCTTAAGAAAAATCTCGATTTTATCGTGTTGAATTCTATGAACGATGCCGGCGCCGGTTTTAAAAAGGATACCAATAAGATCACGTTGGTTTATAAAGATTCTGAAAAGGCTTTTGATCTAAAATCTAAGGCCGAGGTTGCAGCCGATATTTTAAACGAAATTGTACATTTGTTAGATGCGTAA
- a CDS encoding DNA-directed RNA polymerase subunit omega → MDIKKTDAPINTITFDKNKVDEPTNNIYEAISVVAKRANQINSEIKKELLEKLDEFATYNDSLDEIFENKEQIEVSKFYEKLPKPHALAMQEWLDGKIYYRNTKDSEAEA, encoded by the coding sequence ATGGATATTAAAAAGACAGACGCACCAATTAACACAATTACCTTCGATAAGAACAAGGTAGACGAGCCAACTAATAATATATACGAGGCTATTTCTGTGGTTGCAAAAAGAGCAAACCAAATCAATTCTGAGATCAAAAAAGAATTATTGGAGAAGCTTGACGAATTTGCTACCTATAATGACAGTCTTGACGAGATCTTTGAGAATAAAGAGCAAATTGAGGTTTCTAAGTTTTACGAAAAACTTCCAAAACCACATGCACTTGCTATGCAGGAATGGTTAGACGGTAAAATCTATTACCGAAACACCAAAGATTCTGAAGCAGAAGCTTAA
- a CDS encoding outer membrane protein assembly factor BamD: protein MMKKAILLAAVLMLTVSCGEYQELLKSDDSGKKYSYAEQLYNEAQEEGDKRKYRKALRLFEQIVPEYRGKPQGEKLSFLFANTYYELGDYYLSSYEFERFQQSYPNSEKVEEAAFKKARSFYELSPNYALDQTDTDKAVAELQAYLNTYPEGEHVEEANDMAAELRIKLEKKEYEIAKQYHLTGEARAGNYRAAITSFTNFLANNPGSPFREGAHYYRFDSAYRLAINSFRDLMEERLREALEYYQTYKKYYPEGEYIEPMEASAEDIKSRLQNF from the coding sequence ATGATGAAGAAAGCAATTTTATTAGCGGCAGTTTTAATGCTAACAGTGTCCTGCGGGGAATATCAGGAATTACTTAAAAGCGATGATAGCGGAAAGAAATATAGCTATGCCGAGCAGTTATATAACGAAGCCCAGGAAGAAGGCGACAAACGTAAATATCGCAAAGCTTTAAGGTTGTTTGAACAAATTGTTCCGGAATATCGCGGGAAACCCCAGGGAGAAAAGCTTAGCTTTTTGTTTGCGAACACTTATTATGAATTGGGCGATTATTACCTTTCTTCATACGAGTTTGAGCGTTTTCAGCAATCTTATCCTAATAGTGAGAAAGTAGAAGAGGCAGCGTTTAAAAAGGCAAGAAGTTTTTACGAACTTTCCCCCAATTATGCTCTGGATCAAACCGATACCGATAAGGCAGTTGCAGAACTTCAGGCTTATCTAAATACTTATCCGGAAGGGGAACACGTAGAGGAAGCCAACGATATGGCAGCTGAATTGCGTATAAAACTGGAAAAAAAGGAATACGAAATTGCCAAACAATATCATTTAACGGGAGAAGCAAGAGCCGGAAATTACCGGGCTGCTATCACTTCGTTTACAAACTTTTTAGCTAATAATCCCGGGTCTCCCTTTAGAGAAGGCGCGCATTATTATAGGTTCGATTCGGCTTACCGATTAGCTATTAATAGTTTTAGGGATTTAATGGAAGAGCGCCTTAGAGAAGCGCTGGAATATTACCAAACTTACAAAAAGTATTATCCGGAAGGCGAGTATATTGAGCCTATGGAAGCTTCAGCAGAAGATATAAAATCACGCTTACAAAATTTTTAA
- the dapA gene encoding 4-hydroxy-tetrahydrodipicolinate synthase produces MKSFIGTGVALITPFKEDLSVDVQALENLVENQIASGVDYLVVLGTTAESASLDKKEKQLVIDTVVKQNNKRLPLVLGLGGNNTRVVCDELESGDFSGFEAILSVSPFYNKPTQEGIYQHFKAVAAASPLPLILYNVPGRTASNMLPETINRIARDFDNIIGVKEAAGDMVQAMRLISLVPKDFLVISGDDMLTLPMTLAGGKGVISVIAQGIPAEFSKMVSLGLEGKPAKAYELHYKMQRSIDLIFAEGNPAGIKALLAQKGSIKNHLRLPLVKATLGLQQQIEDFLKNFK; encoded by the coding sequence ATGAAGTCATTTATTGGTACCGGTGTAGCTTTGATAACTCCTTTTAAGGAAGATTTATCTGTAGATGTGCAAGCACTGGAGAACCTGGTGGAAAACCAGATCGCAAGTGGAGTAGATTACCTGGTGGTTTTAGGTACAACCGCCGAAAGTGCCAGTCTTGATAAAAAAGAAAAACAACTTGTAATAGATACCGTAGTTAAACAGAATAATAAACGCCTGCCTTTGGTTTTAGGTCTTGGGGGAAATAACACGCGCGTGGTATGCGACGAGCTAGAGTCCGGCGATTTCTCAGGATTTGAAGCTATACTTTCGGTTTCGCCTTTTTATAACAAACCAACCCAGGAAGGCATCTACCAGCATTTTAAAGCTGTAGCTGCTGCTTCACCACTGCCCTTAATTCTTTATAATGTGCCGGGAAGAACCGCTTCAAATATGCTTCCGGAAACTATAAACCGAATCGCTAGAGATTTTGATAATATTATCGGTGTGAAAGAAGCCGCCGGGGATATGGTGCAGGCTATGAGATTAATAAGCCTGGTGCCAAAAGATTTCCTTGTTATTTCGGGAGACGATATGCTTACTTTACCTATGACCTTAGCCGGAGGAAAAGGTGTAATCTCGGTAATCGCGCAGGGAATACCTGCAGAATTTTCTAAAATGGTTTCACTTGGTTTAGAAGGGAAACCGGCTAAAGCTTATGAGCTTCATTATAAAATGCAGCGATCTATAGATCTAATTTTTGCAGAAGGAAATCCTGCCGGAATTAAAGCTTTGCTCGCTCAAAAAGGAAGCATTAAAAATCACCTAAGATTACCTTTGGTAAAAGCGACTTTAGGACTTCAACAGCAAATTGAAGATTTCCTGAAAAATTTTAAATAA
- a CDS encoding 5'-nucleotidase C-terminal domain-containing protein: MKELRLSIYLLLAIIVLSCKGNSIKTAEIKGQRIAIDEKIEANAEIEEFIQPFKQHLNKTLDSTLAYNPRAMVKSDGDLNTAIGNLMADVVMEQAGSVFKSRTGNEIDMVLLNHGGIRSGLNKGNISTRSAYALMPFENEIVVAELSGEKIKEMLTYLERAKTAHPVSGIQIEMDQDYKVTSAKINDEEIDEDKTYFVATSDYLQQGGDNMSFFKNPIELYKVDYKLRNAIIDYFKKVDTLKVDKDNRFIRK, from the coding sequence ATGAAAGAACTCCGCTTAAGTATTTATCTGTTACTAGCCATAATCGTTCTAAGCTGCAAAGGAAATTCGATTAAAACTGCTGAAATTAAAGGCCAGCGCATCGCTATAGACGAAAAGATTGAAGCAAATGCTGAAATAGAAGAATTTATACAGCCCTTTAAACAGCATTTAAACAAAACTTTAGACAGCACCCTGGCTTACAATCCCCGCGCTATGGTAAAAAGTGACGGCGATCTAAATACTGCGATAGGGAATCTAATGGCCGATGTGGTTATGGAGCAAGCCGGCTCTGTTTTTAAAAGCAGAACAGGAAACGAGATAGATATGGTTTTGCTTAATCACGGCGGAATTAGATCTGGCCTAAACAAAGGAAATATTTCTACCCGAAGTGCTTATGCCTTAATGCCTTTTGAAAATGAAATCGTGGTAGCTGAACTTTCCGGAGAAAAAATTAAAGAAATGCTTACTTACCTGGAACGAGCAAAAACCGCTCATCCCGTTAGTGGAATCCAGATTGAAATGGATCAGGATTACAAAGTTACCAGCGCAAAAATAAACGATGAAGAGATTGATGAAGATAAAACCTATTTTGTAGCTACTTCAGATTATTTGCAGCAAGGCGGCGATAATATGAGCTTTTTTAAAAATCCAATCGAATTGTATAAAGTAGACTATAAATTGCGAAATGCTATTATAGATTACTTTAAGAAAGTAGACACCTTAAAAGTAGATAAAGACAATAGGTTTATAAGAAAGTAA
- a CDS encoding bifunctional metallophosphatase/5'-nucleotidase translates to MKRRNFIQQTSAATAFIGIGGLSSLSFKSNYKKHITILHTNDVHSHIEPFGPDDSRNPNMGGVARRATLIQQIKNENPNTLLLDAGDIFQGTPYFNFYGGELEFKLMSKMKYDAATIGNHDFDNGIDGLYAQLPHAEFDFISSNYDFSNTVMDGHTHDHKIFTKDGVKIGIFGLGIELQGLVNDSLYKETKYLDPIEIAQDQSRILKQEKNCDLVICLSHLGYKYSSDKISDIKLAQSTENIDLIIGGHTHTFLEKPTVETNKAGKKVLVNQVGCYGLFLGRIDFYLDDKNNIETNGVKIEV, encoded by the coding sequence ATGAAAAGAAGAAATTTTATACAACAAACCTCAGCAGCAACTGCTTTTATAGGAATTGGTGGCTTAAGCTCACTTTCATTTAAATCAAATTACAAGAAGCATATTACCATTCTGCACACCAACGATGTGCATAGCCATATAGAACCTTTTGGACCCGATGATTCCAGGAATCCTAATATGGGTGGAGTGGCCAGGCGAGCGACTTTAATTCAGCAGATTAAAAATGAAAACCCGAATACATTATTATTAGATGCCGGGGATATTTTCCAGGGAACCCCTTACTTTAATTTCTATGGCGGTGAACTGGAATTTAAGCTGATGAGCAAGATGAAGTATGATGCAGCCACCATTGGAAACCACGACTTTGATAATGGGATAGATGGATTATATGCGCAACTTCCGCATGCCGAATTCGATTTTATCTCTTCCAATTATGATTTCAGCAATACGGTGATGGACGGGCACACCCACGATCATAAAATTTTCACTAAAGACGGAGTGAAAATTGGGATTTTTGGTTTGGGAATTGAACTACAGGGCCTGGTGAACGACAGTCTTTACAAGGAAACAAAATACCTGGATCCTATAGAAATTGCGCAGGATCAAAGCCGAATTCTAAAACAAGAAAAGAATTGCGACCTGGTTATTTGCCTTTCGCATTTGGGCTATAAATACAGCAGCGATAAAATTTCTGATATTAAACTAGCGCAAAGCACCGAGAATATAGATCTCATTATTGGCGGCCACACCCATACTTTTCTTGAAAAACCAACTGTAGAGACCAATAAAGCCGGCAAAAAAGTTTTGGTGAACCAGGTGGGGTGTTACGGACTTTTCCTGGGCAGAATTGATTTTTATTTAGACGATAAAAATAATATTGAAACAAACGGAGTCAAGATTGAGGTTTAA